One window of Quercus robur chromosome 5, dhQueRobu3.1, whole genome shotgun sequence genomic DNA carries:
- the LOC126724781 gene encoding FCS-Like Zinc finger 17-like, which produces MLLKFKRPFKMEDEVNKQSKQHSKSSYAGHAISYNNTSLAVGLRILTQVSHGESNILMKSALKLTQPTSHPQLPLHLQTKSLESCFLKVCHLCDKELSPDKDVYMYRGDQGFCSIECRNRQIVLDEMRELEASTKNMVASYRHCCNSGRRETQILLEEIRQRHEPRPIRCQINWAIVS; this is translated from the exons ATGCTTCTAAAGTTCAAGAGACCCTTCAAAATGGAAGATGAAGTTAATAAGCAGAGTAAACAACATAGTAAGTCCAGCTATGCAGGCCATGCAATCTCATACAACAACACTTCATTAGCTGTTGGGTTACGAATCCTTACACAGGTTTCACATGGTGAATCCAATATCCTTATGAAATCCGCATTGAAATTAACCCAACCCACCTCTCATCCTCAACTCCCACTTCATCTTCAGACCAAATCTCTTGAATCTTGCTTTCTAAAAGTGTGTCACCTATGTGATAAGGAACTAAGCCCTGATAAAGATGTGTACATGTACAG GGGTGACCAAGGCTTCTGTAGTATAGAGTGCCGGAACAGACAAATTGTATTGGATGAAATGAGAGAATTAGAAGCTTCTACGAAGAACATGGTGGCATCTTATAGACATTGTTGCAATAGTGGCAGACGTGAGACTCAAATACTCCTTGAGGAAATACGTCAGAGACATGAGCCTAGGCCAATCCGTTGTCAAATAAATTGGGCGATAGTGTCATAG